From the genome of Papaver somniferum cultivar HN1 chromosome 2, ASM357369v1, whole genome shotgun sequence, one region includes:
- the LOC113353698 gene encoding pseudo histidine-containing phosphotransfer protein 6-like — MLGWGVERLRADMNRLLALLFHQGVLDEQFLQLQQLQDESSPNFVSEVVTIYFRESEKLLRILRELLMDKELLDYKKLGIHVNHFTGSSSSIGAKRVRSVCVAFLAASEQENRAGCLRALEVLEHEYCYLKNKLHELFQIEQQRVMASGVRYPMHHR, encoded by the exons ATGCTTGGGTGGGGTGTGGAAAGGTTGCGAGCTGACATGAATCGTTTGCTAGCCTTACTCTTCCATCAG GGAGTCCTAGACGAGCAATTCTTGCAGCTTCAACAGCTTCAAGATGAGTCATCACCGAACTTTGTTTCAGAAGTAGTCACTATTTACTTCCGGGAATCAGAGAAGCTTCTTAGAATCCTTAGAGAACTCCT GATGGATAAAGAGTTGTTGGATTACAAGAAATTGGGAATACATGTGAACCACTTCACGGGCAGTAGTTCAAGCATTGGAGCTAAGCGAGTCAGAAGTGTTTGTGTTGCATTTCTTGCTGCTTCTGAACAGGAAAATAGAGCTGG GTGTTTGCGGGCACTAGAGGTGTTGGAGCATGAGTATTGTTATCTCAAAAACAAATTGCATGAACTGTTCCAA ATAGAGCAGCAAAGAGTGATGGCTTCTGGTGTTAGATATCCCATGCATCACAGATGA